A stretch of the Ostrea edulis chromosome 9, xbOstEdul1.1, whole genome shotgun sequence genome encodes the following:
- the LOC125659402 gene encoding protease-associated domain-containing protein 1-like — MMRKGVLSLFFVFAVFILTAYSSDVRLATTPDLNLLYTADNLFMQIVEPEDISYIYKVRPARNFGGEFEKIYHHIPLVVANPYNGCSKLDNGRRADGAVVLIQRGDCSFVTKTINAENAGAVAVLITDNDAQNDEAQIHMIQDGTEREVKIPSLFLLGKDGYMIKATLEKYRMDNAIVNIPFNMTGMPTMMNSQPPWTLW; from the exons ATGATGAGAAAAGGTGTATTAAGTTTGTTTTTCGTTTTTgctgtttttattttaacag CATATAGTTCTGACGTCCGACTAGCCACCACTCCCGATTTGAACCTGCTGTACACTGCAGACAATCTTTTCATGCAGATAGTAGAACCTGAAGACATAAGCTACATTTACAAAGTTAGGCCAGCTAGAAACTTTGGTGGAGAGTTT GAAAAAATTTACCATCATATACCCCTTGTTGTTGCAAATCCCTACAATGGCTGTAGTAAACTGGACAATGGACGGAGAGCTGACGGAGCAGTGGTGCTGATACAGAGAGG AGACTGTTCCTTTGTAACCAAGACGATCAATGCAGAAAATGCTGGAGCTGTAGCTGTGCTTATAACTGACAACGATGCTCAGAATGATGAGGCACAAATTCACATGATTCAAGATGGAACAGAGCGAGAAGTCAAAATTCCCAGCCTCTTCCTACTGGGCAAGGATGG GTACATGATAAAGGCCACATTGGAAAAGTACCGAATGGACAACGCCATTGTCAACATTCCTTTTAACATGACGGGGATGCCAACGATGATGAACAGTCAGCCTCCATGGACACTGTGGTGA